A window from Cellulomonas sp. C5510 encodes these proteins:
- a CDS encoding R3H domain-containing nucleic acid-binding protein, with amino-acid sequence MTTPTDAPDEAGAGSRLEEEGEIAADYLEELLDIADLDGDIDIDVDHGRAAVEIVAEEGGERALRRLVGQDGEVLDALQELTRLAVQAKTGDRSRLMLDVAGYRAARKAELVTVAERAIAEVRESGAPVSLEPMNPFERKVVHDAVAAAGLTSDSEGVEPSRYVVVKPAE; translated from the coding sequence ATGACGACACCCACCGACGCCCCCGACGAGGCCGGCGCGGGCTCGCGCCTCGAGGAGGAGGGCGAGATCGCCGCCGACTACCTCGAGGAGCTGCTCGACATCGCCGACCTCGACGGCGACATCGACATCGACGTCGACCACGGCCGCGCGGCCGTCGAGATCGTGGCCGAGGAGGGCGGCGAGCGTGCGCTCCGTCGGCTGGTCGGCCAGGACGGCGAGGTGCTCGACGCGCTGCAGGAGCTCACGCGTCTCGCCGTGCAGGCCAAGACGGGTGACCGGAGCCGGCTCATGCTCGACGTCGCCGGCTACCGTGCGGCGCGGAAGGCCGAGCTGGTGACCGTCGCCGAGCGAGCCATCGCAGAGGTGCGGGAGAGCGGCGCCCCGGTGTCGCTCGAGCCGATGAACCCGTTCGAGCGCAAGGTCGTGCACGACGCGGTCGCCGCCGCGGGGCTCACGTCCGACTCGGAGGGCGTCGAGCCGTCGCGGTACGTGGTGGTCAAGCCCGCCGAGTGA
- the yidC gene encoding membrane protein insertase YidC, with protein MSWFDGLLYPIMVVVAWIMVQFHSFFDWIGLDPAGGAAWGLSIVGLVIVMRIILIPLFFKQIKASRGMQMLAPDMKKIQAKYKGKTDPASREAMSRETMELYRKHGTNPFSSCLPILAQSPIFFALFRVLNSLPQLAAGDYPRANLGPLNQPLAAQAESATILGAPLSATFMNATQFGDAATNVRIVTILLVVAMSVTTFTTQRQLTMKNMPPAALEGPMAQQQKLLMYVFPLIFAFSGVNFPIGVLIYWTTTNLWSMGQQFYTIRRMPAPGSQAEAALKARRAKRAAAKGLSIEEDGDVLTIEERPAGGQRQQPVRKDRAKKRPPAGGTAARPAGASSTGTGTTSGGTAAGSAGAKGSSEGTAGGAGSTPAAKKKRTGSGGKGGTATGGKGSPSTGASGSARPDGSTDD; from the coding sequence ATGAGCTGGTTCGACGGCCTGCTGTACCCGATCATGGTCGTGGTCGCCTGGATCATGGTCCAGTTCCACTCGTTCTTCGACTGGATCGGGCTCGACCCGGCAGGCGGCGCTGCCTGGGGCCTGTCGATCGTGGGCCTCGTGATCGTGATGCGGATCATCCTGATCCCGCTGTTCTTCAAGCAGATCAAGGCGTCCCGCGGCATGCAGATGCTCGCGCCGGACATGAAGAAGATCCAGGCGAAGTACAAGGGCAAGACCGACCCCGCGTCGCGCGAGGCGATGAGCCGCGAGACGATGGAGCTGTACCGCAAGCACGGCACGAACCCGTTCTCGTCGTGCCTGCCGATCCTGGCCCAGTCGCCGATCTTCTTCGCGCTGTTCCGCGTGCTGAACTCGCTGCCGCAGCTCGCCGCCGGGGACTACCCGCGAGCGAACCTGGGCCCGCTCAACCAGCCTCTGGCCGCGCAGGCGGAGAGCGCGACGATCCTCGGCGCTCCGCTCTCGGCCACCTTCATGAACGCGACGCAGTTCGGCGACGCGGCCACCAACGTGCGGATCGTCACGATCCTGCTGGTCGTCGCGATGTCCGTGACGACGTTCACCACGCAGCGGCAGCTGACGATGAAGAACATGCCGCCGGCGGCGCTCGAGGGCCCGATGGCGCAGCAGCAGAAGCTGCTCATGTACGTGTTCCCGCTGATCTTCGCGTTCTCGGGCGTGAACTTCCCGATCGGTGTCCTCATCTACTGGACCACCACGAACCTGTGGTCGATGGGCCAGCAGTTCTACACGATCCGTCGCATGCCGGCGCCGGGCTCGCAGGCCGAGGCAGCGCTGAAGGCGCGCCGGGCCAAGAGGGCCGCCGCGAAGGGCCTGTCGATCGAGGAGGACGGCGACGTCCTGACCATCGAGGAGCGCCCGGCCGGTGGGCAGCGCCAGCAGCCGGTGCGCAAGGACCGCGCGAAGAAGCGTCCGCCGGCCGGCGGGACCGCGGCTCGCCCGGCGGGTGCGTCGTCGACCGGGACGGGTACCACGTCCGGCGGCACCGCGGCAGGGTCGGCCGGTGCGAAGGGCTCGAGCGAGGGCACCGCGGGCGGAGCCGGCAGCACGCCGGCGGCGAAGAAGAAGCGCACGGGCTCCGGTGGCAAGGGCGGCACGGCCACGGGCGGCAAGGGCTCGCCGTCGACCGGCGCGTCCGGGTCCGCCCGCCCCGACGGCTCGACCGACGACTGA